The following are encoded in a window of Chitinophaga sp. H8 genomic DNA:
- a CDS encoding beta-ketoacyl-[acyl-carrier-protein] synthase family protein, whose product MTERVFITGMGMITAIGDQVAGNLHNLQQEQSGLGFTSYIDTIYKTVLPVGEVKHSSETLAGMAGVAGQEGYSRTALLGLIAMREALQQAGLDKAALQQTPTGFINASTVGGMCDTEKVYFEIADPNKAGSFLKYINGLDCADCTERIADAVGLCDHIATISTACSSSANALMFGARMIKQGLLQRVVCGGTEALTKFTLNGFNSLKNIDKQFCRPFDQQRTGLNLGEGAAYLVLESESLVKQNNSTVLAELSGYCNTNEAFHPTSPSPEGDGAYEAMQNALAMSGRTVQDIQYVNVHGTATLNNDVSEGKALERLFGDAVPMFSSTKPFTGHTLAAAGAIEAIYAILAIQQQIIFPNLNFSEQMEELRITPVTTLVKGYPVNNVISNSFGFGGNNASLVISKYEG is encoded by the coding sequence ATGACGGAAAGGGTGTTTATAACAGGGATGGGAATGATTACCGCCATCGGTGATCAGGTGGCCGGAAATCTTCATAACCTGCAACAGGAACAGTCTGGCTTAGGGTTTACCAGCTATATAGATACCATTTACAAAACGGTATTGCCCGTAGGTGAGGTGAAGCACAGCAGCGAAACACTGGCCGGAATGGCTGGTGTGGCTGGGCAGGAAGGCTACAGCCGTACTGCATTGCTGGGCTTGATCGCGATGAGGGAAGCATTACAACAGGCCGGCCTGGATAAAGCCGCTTTACAACAAACGCCTACCGGATTCATCAATGCTTCCACGGTGGGCGGGATGTGTGATACGGAAAAAGTATATTTTGAAATAGCAGACCCCAACAAAGCAGGTTCTTTTCTCAAATATATTAATGGGCTGGATTGCGCAGACTGCACCGAGCGTATAGCCGATGCGGTAGGGCTTTGTGATCATATTGCTACCATCAGCACCGCCTGTTCATCCTCCGCCAATGCACTGATGTTTGGCGCACGGATGATCAAGCAGGGATTATTGCAGCGGGTAGTATGTGGCGGTACAGAAGCGCTGACCAAGTTTACCCTCAATGGATTTAATTCCCTGAAGAATATTGACAAACAGTTTTGCCGGCCATTTGACCAGCAACGTACCGGGTTAAACCTGGGCGAAGGCGCTGCTTACCTGGTACTGGAAAGCGAGTCGCTGGTAAAACAAAACAACAGTACTGTGCTGGCGGAGTTAAGCGGATATTGTAATACCAATGAGGCTTTTCATCCTACTTCTCCCTCTCCGGAAGGAGATGGTGCTTATGAGGCCATGCAAAATGCGCTGGCCATGAGTGGCAGAACCGTGCAGGATATTCAATATGTGAATGTACATGGCACAGCCACTTTGAATAATGATGTATCAGAAGGGAAAGCCCTGGAAAGGCTGTTTGGAGATGCAGTGCCTATGTTCAGCTCTACCAAGCCATTTACCGGACACACCCTCGCTGCGGCGGGAGCTATTGAAGCTATCTATGCCATACTCGCTATACAGCAGCAAATAATTTTTCCTAACCTTAATTTCTCCGAACAGATGGAGGAATTGCGTATTACACCTGTTACTACGCTGGTAAAAGGATATCCTGTTAATAATGTTATTTCCAACTCATTTGGCTTTGGAGGCAATAACGCATCCCTGGTGATCAGTAAATATGAAGGGTAA
- a CDS encoding BtrH N-terminal domain-containing protein, whose amino-acid sequence MSTTPFKHVQTAHCESGVISNMFGHYGLQISEPMAFGIGAGIFFGHLPFVKVNGVPGTTYRIWPGAIFQRVCKRLGVKMELQKFSSPQKAMTALDNVIEKGIPVGVLSSVYYLPYFPPSYRFHFNAHNLVIYGKEGENYLVSDPVMDTVTQIDPESLIQARFAKGFPEPKGKMYYPLHVPEKVSLHKPIKEGIDQACHFMLKVPIPLFGVKGIRFLAGRVKNYPEKVGDRKAVLYLGNIIRMQEEIGTGGAGFRFLYAAFLQEAAMLLQKEELSVLSQDLTKVGDIWRNFAFHAGRVCKSRAADGVSYKELSEMLVQCSVEEEQLFRRLSKVKL is encoded by the coding sequence ATGAGTACTACTCCTTTTAAACACGTACAAACTGCACATTGCGAAAGCGGCGTCATCTCTAATATGTTTGGCCATTACGGGCTGCAAATAAGTGAACCCATGGCTTTTGGTATCGGTGCCGGTATATTTTTCGGACACCTCCCTTTTGTAAAGGTGAATGGTGTACCAGGCACTACTTACCGTATCTGGCCCGGTGCTATTTTTCAACGGGTATGTAAACGCCTGGGGGTAAAGATGGAATTGCAAAAGTTCTCCAGCCCTCAAAAAGCGATGACAGCACTGGACAACGTTATTGAAAAAGGCATCCCGGTAGGGGTATTATCCAGTGTATATTACCTGCCTTATTTTCCTCCTTCCTACCGTTTCCATTTTAATGCACATAATCTGGTAATATATGGTAAGGAGGGTGAAAATTATCTGGTGAGCGATCCGGTTATGGATACCGTTACCCAGATAGATCCTGAAAGCCTTATCCAGGCACGTTTTGCTAAAGGCTTTCCGGAGCCTAAAGGCAAAATGTATTATCCCCTGCATGTACCGGAAAAAGTATCTCTGCACAAACCTATCAAAGAAGGGATTGACCAGGCCTGTCATTTTATGCTGAAAGTGCCTATTCCTTTATTTGGCGTAAAGGGCATCCGTTTTCTGGCGGGTAGGGTAAAAAATTATCCTGAAAAGGTGGGCGACAGAAAAGCGGTGTTATACCTGGGTAATATTATCCGTATGCAGGAAGAGATAGGCACTGGTGGCGCCGGGTTCCGTTTTCTGTATGCTGCATTTTTACAGGAAGCCGCGATGTTGTTGCAAAAAGAAGAATTAAGCGTACTGTCGCAAGACCTCACCAAAGTAGGGGATATCTGGCGCAACTTCGCCTTTCATGCCGGCAGGGTATGTAAAAGCAGGGCAGCCGATGGGGTATCCTATAAAGAATTAAGTGAAATGCTGGTACAGTGTTCTGTAGAAGAAGAACAGTTGTTCCGGCGATTGTCGAAGGTGAAATTATAG
- a CDS encoding beta-ketoacyl synthase chain length factor, with protein MKGKCYIQGLAAISPQHTFEGDLFTQPLVHQEGNMLTCVEPDYKPFIPANSLRRMSRMLKIGLTTALKCLQDSGTGMPGAIITGTGKGSLQDTERFLKDIRQYEERALNPTPFIQSTYNSVNGLIALQQKCIQYNNTFVHRGFSFENALLDSMMQLEEGAGNTLTGAFDEITAEHYFIKSRIGHWKAATIDNARLYEHLSPGTIAGEGAAFFTLAATPGTQHYGAIAGLKMLYKPGQEKLTASLHQLLVQHGLQLKDLDLVITGRNADSNFEHYYQHLDTLLGDTPQLPFKHLCGEYDTASAFGLWLGAELIKEQRIPALLFPMVKDIPAQLNHVLLYNHYFGEQHVFMLLTRD; from the coding sequence ATGAAGGGTAAGTGTTACATACAAGGTTTGGCGGCCATTTCCCCGCAACATACGTTTGAGGGTGATTTGTTTACGCAGCCACTGGTGCACCAGGAAGGTAATATGCTTACCTGTGTGGAACCGGATTATAAACCGTTTATTCCGGCCAACAGTCTGCGCCGGATGAGCAGAATGCTGAAGATAGGGCTGACCACCGCTTTGAAATGCTTGCAGGATAGTGGTACAGGCATGCCTGGTGCTATCATTACCGGCACGGGTAAAGGTAGTTTGCAGGACACCGAAAGGTTTCTGAAAGACATCCGCCAGTATGAAGAAAGAGCACTGAACCCTACTCCATTTATACAATCTACCTACAACTCCGTTAATGGATTGATTGCCTTGCAGCAAAAATGTATCCAGTACAATAACACCTTTGTACACAGGGGCTTTTCCTTTGAAAATGCCCTGCTGGACAGCATGATGCAATTGGAGGAAGGAGCAGGTAATACCCTTACCGGTGCTTTTGATGAAATTACTGCGGAGCACTATTTTATTAAAAGCCGGATAGGACACTGGAAGGCAGCCACTATAGATAATGCACGGCTATATGAACATCTTTCTCCCGGCACTATCGCAGGAGAAGGAGCAGCCTTTTTTACATTGGCAGCCACACCAGGTACCCAACATTACGGCGCCATTGCGGGGTTGAAGATGCTCTATAAGCCTGGTCAGGAGAAGCTGACCGCCAGCCTGCACCAATTACTGGTGCAGCATGGGTTGCAGTTGAAAGACCTGGATCTGGTGATCACCGGCCGTAATGCAGACAGTAATTTTGAACATTATTACCAACACCTGGACACGCTTTTGGGAGATACGCCTCAGCTGCCTTTCAAACACCTGTGCGGAGAGTATGATACTGCCAGCGCCTTTGGCCTGTGGCTGGGTGCGGAGTTGATAAAAGAGCAGCGGATACCTGCTTTACTGTTTCCGATGGTGAAGGATATACCTGCACAATTGAATCATGTGTTATTGTACAACCACTATTTTGGAGAGCAGCATGTGTTTATGTTGCTGACAAGAGATTAA
- the rpsT gene encoding 30S ribosomal protein S20 — protein sequence MANHKATKKDVRQSRKRNERNRYYGKTTRNAIRDLKALTEKAAAGKELPDVLSMIDKLAKRNIIHKNKAANLKSKLTLKVNALA from the coding sequence ATGGCAAACCATAAAGCAACGAAAAAAGACGTACGTCAGAGTAGAAAGCGTAACGAGCGTAACCGTTACTACGGTAAAACTACCCGTAATGCCATCCGTGATCTGAAAGCGCTGACTGAAAAAGCAGCTGCTGGGAAAGAATTACCCGATGTATTATCTATGATTGATAAGCTGGCAAAACGCAATATCATTCATAAAAACAAAGCGGCCAACCTGAAAAGCAAGTTAACGCTGAAGGTGAACGCACTGGCTTAA
- a CDS encoding 2-oxoglutarate dehydrogenase E1 component has protein sequence MKDFSFVTNSHPAYIESLYQDFSKDPHSVDPEWVKFFEGFDFAVSAAGTNGKAGAAPAAGGAATLPVTNEQLVKELGAYRLIQGYRKKGHLIAKTNPIRERKDRHANLGLEYYGLSEADLQTEFYAGQVIGLGKATLEKIIARLKEIYAGAVGIQFTYIIDPKKVSWLQREFEATMRKPFTLDQKKRILQKLNQGVIFEKFLHTKYIGQKRFSLEGGESTIPALDAMINTAAEFGVQESVIGMAHRGRLNVLANILGKTYEQIFTEFEGNSTPDTTMGSGDVKYHLGFRSMVETPSGNQVNLQLMPNPSHLEVVDPIVLGFARSKADVIYNSDYDKILPILIHGDAAVAGQGIIYEIAQMSRLKGYYNGGTMHFVINNQIGFTTDFDDARSSDYCTSIASIIKAPVFHVNGDDAEAVVKVSELAIRYRQEFNEDIFIDMVCYRKHGHNEGDEPKFTQPSLYALIDKHPNPREMYTQFLLKNGEADAQELAKEMEKSFWGDLQARLDNVKQHPLPYNFQKPELWWQALRKSTPEDFEHSPNTAIKAEDFKRLFDGMMKWPENFEPLRKVEKLLQDKIKLYNTEGKVDWATGELMAYASLLIEGKDVRMSGEDVKRGTFSHRHAVLFDENTNETYNRLNHFQENQAKFRIYNSLLSEFGVLGFEYGYAMANPNNLVIWEAQYGDFTNGAQVVIDQYVTGAEQKWTTQNGMVLLLPHGYEGGGPDHSSARPERFLQACAEENMVITNITTAANFFHALRRQLAWPFRKPLVNFSPKANLRHQGAYSTMEEFTSGGFKEVLDDPFIQDATKVKKVLLCSGKMYFDLSEKQQKDNRVDVAIVRLEQLYPLPLKQLEDINQKYKGATFFWVQEEPLNMGAASYLQMNLKQINYGVISRNPSASTATGYAKIHTREQQEIIDTAFNI, from the coding sequence ATGAAGGACTTCTCATTTGTCACCAACTCGCATCCTGCTTACATTGAATCTTTATACCAGGATTTTAGCAAAGATCCCCATTCTGTAGACCCGGAATGGGTGAAGTTTTTTGAAGGGTTTGATTTTGCAGTATCCGCAGCCGGAACCAATGGCAAAGCAGGCGCAGCACCAGCTGCGGGTGGAGCAGCAACATTACCGGTGACTAATGAACAACTAGTTAAAGAATTAGGTGCCTACAGGCTGATCCAGGGATACCGTAAAAAAGGCCATCTGATTGCTAAAACAAATCCTATCCGCGAGCGGAAAGACCGCCATGCCAATCTTGGCCTGGAATACTATGGATTGAGCGAGGCTGATTTGCAGACAGAGTTTTATGCAGGACAGGTAATCGGACTGGGAAAGGCTACCCTGGAAAAGATAATAGCCCGTTTAAAAGAAATATATGCTGGTGCAGTAGGGATTCAATTTACTTATATCATAGACCCTAAAAAGGTGTCCTGGCTGCAAAGGGAATTTGAAGCCACTATGCGCAAGCCTTTTACCCTGGACCAGAAAAAGCGGATCCTGCAGAAGCTGAATCAGGGCGTTATATTCGAGAAGTTTTTACATACCAAATATATAGGTCAGAAACGTTTTTCGCTGGAAGGTGGGGAGTCTACCATTCCTGCGCTGGATGCGATGATCAATACTGCTGCTGAGTTTGGCGTACAGGAATCTGTGATCGGGATGGCTCACCGGGGCCGTTTAAATGTGCTGGCCAATATCCTGGGTAAAACATACGAGCAGATCTTTACAGAATTTGAAGGTAACAGTACGCCGGATACTACCATGGGTAGCGGTGACGTAAAATATCACCTGGGTTTCCGCTCTATGGTAGAAACCCCAAGCGGTAACCAGGTAAATCTGCAGCTGATGCCTAACCCTTCCCACCTGGAAGTGGTAGACCCTATCGTACTTGGTTTTGCCCGCAGTAAGGCAGATGTTATTTACAACAGTGATTATGATAAGATACTCCCTATCCTGATTCATGGTGATGCCGCCGTAGCAGGACAGGGTATTATATATGAGATTGCCCAGATGAGCAGGCTGAAAGGGTATTACAATGGTGGTACCATGCACTTTGTTATCAATAACCAGATCGGTTTTACCACTGATTTTGATGATGCCCGTTCTTCAGATTATTGTACCAGCATTGCATCTATTATCAAAGCACCTGTATTCCACGTAAATGGAGATGATGCAGAAGCGGTGGTAAAAGTATCAGAACTGGCTATCCGCTACCGTCAGGAATTTAATGAAGACATTTTCATTGACATGGTATGCTATCGTAAACATGGACATAACGAAGGTGATGAGCCGAAGTTTACGCAGCCCAGCCTGTATGCCCTGATCGATAAGCATCCTAATCCAAGGGAGATGTATACACAATTCCTGTTAAAGAACGGGGAAGCTGATGCACAGGAGCTGGCTAAGGAAATGGAGAAGAGCTTCTGGGGCGACCTGCAGGCAAGACTGGATAATGTAAAGCAGCATCCGTTGCCTTATAATTTCCAGAAGCCGGAACTGTGGTGGCAGGCATTACGCAAATCCACGCCGGAAGATTTTGAACATTCTCCCAACACCGCTATAAAAGCGGAAGACTTCAAGCGCCTGTTTGACGGCATGATGAAATGGCCGGAAAACTTTGAACCGCTGCGGAAGGTAGAAAAGCTGTTGCAGGATAAAATCAAACTTTATAATACGGAAGGAAAAGTAGATTGGGCTACCGGTGAGTTAATGGCATATGCCAGCTTGCTGATAGAAGGGAAAGATGTAAGAATGAGCGGGGAAGATGTGAAGCGGGGAACTTTCTCTCACCGTCATGCTGTACTGTTTGATGAAAATACTAATGAGACTTATAACAGGCTGAATCATTTCCAGGAAAACCAGGCTAAGTTCAGGATTTATAATTCCCTGTTGAGCGAGTTTGGTGTACTGGGATTTGAATATGGTTATGCCATGGCTAACCCCAATAACCTGGTTATCTGGGAAGCGCAATATGGCGACTTTACCAATGGTGCCCAGGTAGTGATAGATCAGTATGTAACCGGAGCAGAGCAAAAATGGACTACCCAGAACGGGATGGTACTGTTATTGCCACATGGTTATGAAGGAGGAGGACCGGATCACTCCAGTGCGCGTCCGGAGCGGTTTTTACAGGCTTGCGCAGAAGAGAATATGGTAATCACCAATATTACCACTGCCGCCAACTTCTTCCATGCATTACGCCGCCAGCTGGCATGGCCTTTCCGTAAACCATTGGTGAACTTCTCGCCTAAGGCTAATCTGCGTCATCAGGGAGCTTACTCTACCATGGAAGAATTTACCAGCGGTGGATTTAAAGAGGTGCTGGATGATCCGTTTATCCAGGATGCAACCAAAGTGAAGAAAGTATTGTTATGTAGTGGTAAGATGTATTTTGACCTGAGTGAAAAACAGCAGAAAGACAATCGTGTGGATGTAGCGATTGTACGTCTGGAACAATTATATCCGCTGCCGTTAAAGCAGCTGGAAGATATTAACCAGAAGTATAAAGGTGCTACTTTCTTCTGGGTACAGGAAGAACCGCTGAATATGGGTGCTGCTTCTTATCTCCAGATGAACCTGAAGCAGATTAATTATGGCGTGATAAGCCGTAATCCAAGTGCTTCCACCGCTACCGGTTATGCCAAGATACATACCCGCGAGCAGCAGGAAATTATCGATACAGCATTTAATATTTAG
- a CDS encoding M14 family metallopeptidase, translating into MKPLLLIFACCFALPSLAQDLTTRFEKTQGHETATYQECIAYYQLLDKKFPQIKMLEMGPTDAGFPLHLVIYSQQGNFDFNSLRKQNKRIILINNGIHPGEPDGIDASMQLLRDLATGKVKMPDNVVLAVIPVYNIDGFLIRSPYYRSNQDGPAEFGPRGNAQNLDLNRDFIKADSRNARSFHQIYHLTDPDVFVDNHVSNGADYQHIITLLTTQHNKLGGVMGNFINKVFEPGLYQLMKTKGYDLIPYVNHYGNTPDNGWVEYSDGPRYSSGYTTLFHTFGFVPETHMLKPYPQRVKATYALMECFIQFTSQHSQEIKALRDQTKLAAKTQTEFPLTWTPDTSQRSTITYKGYTAAYKPSAISGLPRLYYNRSKPYEKQIPFYNYAVAGNFVKKPAAYIIPQGWWPVIDLLKNNRVEMKRLDRDTTMTVSVYHIAGYQTGNQPYEKHYLHTGIKVTSREDTIHFRKGDYYIPMNQTANRYLIETLEPTGGDSFFAWNFFDGILVQKEGFSSYVFEDSAAEYLKQHPELKAALEKKRATDTAFAKSAYDQLDFIYKNSPYAEPEFMRYPVYRIMN; encoded by the coding sequence ATGAAGCCGCTATTACTCATCTTCGCCTGCTGCTTTGCCCTCCCCTCCCTGGCACAGGACCTGACCACCCGCTTTGAGAAAACCCAGGGACACGAAACAGCTACCTACCAGGAGTGCATCGCTTACTATCAGCTGCTGGATAAAAAATTCCCCCAGATAAAAATGCTGGAAATGGGCCCTACCGATGCCGGGTTCCCCCTTCACCTGGTTATCTACTCCCAGCAAGGGAACTTTGATTTTAATAGCCTCAGAAAGCAAAACAAACGTATTATACTCATCAACAATGGCATACACCCCGGAGAACCGGATGGTATAGATGCGAGTATGCAACTGCTCCGCGACCTGGCCACCGGTAAGGTAAAGATGCCGGATAATGTAGTCCTGGCGGTAATCCCCGTATACAACATAGATGGCTTCCTGATCCGTAGCCCCTACTACCGCTCTAACCAGGACGGCCCGGCAGAATTTGGCCCCCGCGGCAATGCCCAGAACCTCGACCTGAACCGGGACTTCATCAAGGCAGACTCCAGAAATGCCCGCTCCTTCCACCAGATTTACCACCTCACCGACCCGGATGTTTTTGTGGATAATCATGTGAGCAACGGGGCTGACTATCAACATATTATAACGCTTTTAACCACCCAGCATAATAAACTGGGCGGGGTAATGGGCAACTTCATCAACAAAGTATTTGAACCAGGCCTCTACCAACTGATGAAAACCAAAGGATATGACCTGATCCCCTACGTAAACCATTATGGCAATACACCGGATAATGGCTGGGTTGAATACAGCGACGGCCCCAGGTATTCCAGCGGTTATACTACCCTTTTCCACACCTTTGGCTTTGTGCCGGAAACACATATGCTTAAACCTTATCCCCAACGGGTAAAGGCTACCTATGCACTGATGGAATGTTTTATACAATTTACCAGCCAGCATAGCCAGGAAATAAAAGCCCTCCGGGATCAGACCAAACTGGCGGCTAAAACACAAACGGAATTCCCACTTACCTGGACACCCGATACTTCCCAGCGCAGTACCATCACTTACAAGGGATATACCGCAGCATATAAACCCAGCGCTATTTCAGGTTTACCACGCCTGTATTATAATCGTAGCAAACCCTACGAAAAGCAGATTCCCTTTTATAACTATGCAGTGGCGGGCAACTTCGTGAAAAAACCAGCTGCTTATATCATCCCCCAGGGATGGTGGCCGGTGATAGACCTGCTGAAGAACAACCGCGTGGAAATGAAACGATTGGACCGGGATACTACCATGACCGTATCCGTATATCATATCGCCGGCTACCAGACGGGTAACCAGCCGTACGAAAAACATTACCTCCACACAGGTATCAAAGTAACTTCCCGCGAGGATACCATACACTTCCGCAAAGGCGACTATTACATCCCGATGAACCAGACCGCCAACCGCTACCTGATAGAAACACTGGAACCTACCGGTGGCGACTCCTTCTTTGCCTGGAATTTCTTTGATGGGATACTGGTACAGAAAGAAGGTTTTTCCAGCTATGTATTTGAAGACAGCGCTGCGGAATACCTGAAACAGCATCCTGAACTGAAAGCTGCCCTGGAAAAGAAAAGAGCTACAGACACGGCCTTTGCCAAAAGTGCCTATGATCAGCTGGACTTCATCTATAAAAACTCTCCCTACGCAGAACCGGAGTTTATGAGATACCCCGTATACCGGATCATGAACTAA
- a CDS encoding ABC transporter permease, whose product MLRLLATIRKEWLLLLRDKTGLILLFIMPVVLITVMALIQDAPFKDYQEVKLDILTVDNDHGRLGRYIREGLQSGGQFNIIDSVKGAPLTQESAKALVNSGEYKLSIIIPGGATGAIVSNANRIVNDISKRMGIPVVLPVKSKQDSLDVVIYFDPAAKKAFKSAIHQAIDNFLTQVETNLLLERIKQELRNKNAPETDSLPIQLKAVGLKELSTASTKHADIISNSVQHNVPAWSIFAMFFIVIPIAGNMIREREDGSLLRMKLIPGSYLQILAGKMLFFVGVCVLQFYLMILVGIFLLPLLDLPRLTLGQSHVATWLVASGIGLAATAYGILIGTIFKTPNQALNFGAISIVILSAIGGIWIPLEVMPVKMQIIGHLSPLSWGLDAINDIYLRNGGLADIWVNAAWLIASCAVMLGIAGWVEKRRMN is encoded by the coding sequence ATGTTAAGATTACTGGCTACAATACGGAAAGAATGGTTACTGCTGTTGCGCGATAAAACAGGATTGATATTACTGTTTATTATGCCGGTGGTACTGATTACCGTAATGGCGCTGATACAGGATGCACCGTTTAAAGATTACCAGGAAGTAAAGCTGGATATCTTAACGGTAGACAATGATCATGGCCGTTTGGGGCGTTATATCCGTGAAGGGCTGCAATCCGGCGGGCAGTTCAATATCATTGATTCGGTAAAAGGAGCACCCCTTACCCAGGAAAGCGCCAAAGCGCTGGTAAACAGTGGAGAATACAAGCTGAGCATTATTATTCCGGGAGGGGCCACCGGCGCTATTGTGAGTAATGCCAACCGTATTGTGAATGATATTTCCAAGCGGATGGGCATTCCCGTAGTATTACCGGTAAAAAGTAAACAGGATTCGCTGGATGTAGTGATCTATTTTGATCCCGCTGCGAAGAAAGCATTCAAGAGCGCTATTCATCAGGCAATAGATAATTTTCTGACACAGGTAGAAACCAATCTGTTGCTGGAGCGTATCAAACAGGAATTGCGTAATAAAAACGCCCCCGAAACAGACAGTCTGCCGATTCAGTTGAAGGCGGTAGGCTTAAAAGAACTCAGTACGGCATCTACCAAACATGCGGATATTATTTCCAACTCTGTGCAGCATAATGTACCTGCCTGGAGCATTTTTGCCATGTTCTTCATTGTGATACCAATTGCAGGCAATATGATCCGGGAAAGAGAAGATGGCAGCCTGCTGCGGATGAAGCTGATACCAGGTTCCTATTTACAGATCCTGGCCGGGAAGATGTTGTTTTTTGTGGGCGTGTGTGTATTGCAATTTTATCTGATGATCCTGGTAGGGATTTTCCTGCTACCATTGCTGGACCTGCCGCGGCTTACGCTGGGACAGAGTCATGTGGCCACGTGGCTGGTAGCTTCCGGCATAGGATTGGCGGCTACAGCTTATGGTATACTGATAGGTACGATATTTAAAACACCGAACCAGGCGTTGAATTTCGGGGCCATTTCCATTGTGATCCTTTCTGCCATCGGCGGTATATGGATACCATTGGAAGTAATGCCGGTGAAGATGCAGATCATTGGTCATCTGTCTCCCCTAAGCTGGGGGCTGGATGCCATTAACGATATTTATTTGCGTAATGGCGGATTAGCTGATATCTGGGTAAATGCTGCCTGGCTAATAGCCAGTTGCGCAGTAATGCTGGGAATTGCCGGTTGGGTGGAAAAAAGAAGAATGAATTAG
- a CDS encoding ABC transporter ATP-binding protein, which yields MTSIAVNELYKTYQGAETPTLKGLSFTFPKGKIAGLLGPNGAGKTTTISILCGLVKADKGKVLIHDLVQDSAHREAIKRLIGIVPQQIALFPQLTARENLTYFGNLYGLKGKELHTRIESYLHTFGLEKSADKEIHKFSGGMKRRANIIAAVLHSPQLLILDEPTAGVDVQSRTVILQFLKAYNQQGVSILYTSHLLEEAQTLCDEIVIMDEGKLIVQGQPLTLIQQHPACSNLEDVFLHYTGHALRD from the coding sequence ATGACCAGTATAGCTGTCAATGAATTGTATAAAACCTATCAGGGGGCCGAAACACCAACCCTGAAAGGATTATCCTTTACTTTTCCCAAAGGAAAAATAGCCGGTTTACTGGGTCCTAACGGGGCAGGCAAAACCACTACTATTTCTATCCTGTGCGGGCTGGTAAAAGCAGATAAAGGCAAGGTGCTGATCCATGACCTGGTACAGGACAGTGCACACCGGGAAGCCATTAAAAGGCTGATAGGTATTGTACCGCAACAGATTGCCCTGTTTCCCCAGCTTACCGCCAGGGAAAACCTGACTTACTTCGGGAATCTCTATGGATTAAAAGGAAAGGAGCTACATACCAGAATAGAAAGTTATCTGCACACCTTTGGTCTGGAAAAAAGCGCAGACAAGGAAATACATAAATTTTCCGGAGGGATGAAACGGCGGGCCAATATTATTGCGGCAGTGTTGCACAGCCCGCAGTTACTGATCCTGGATGAGCCTACTGCCGGAGTGGATGTGCAGTCGAGAACCGTTATACTGCAATTCCTGAAAGCGTACAACCAGCAGGGAGTGAGTATTTTATATACCTCTCACTTACTGGAGGAAGCGCAAACCCTGTGCGATGAAATTGTGATCATGGACGAAGGCAAACTGATTGTACAAGGGCAGCCGCTTACACTCATTCAGCAACACCCGGCATGCAGCAACCTGGAAGATGTGTTTTTACACTATACCGGTCACGCGCTGAGGGATTAA
- a CDS encoding phosphopantetheine-binding protein — protein MEQLKQTLKAQIIEALNLQDTRPEDIDDNAPLFGDGLGLDSIDSLELMVLLERHYQIKVEDPREGRKILQSVQSMAEFIQSKQPA, from the coding sequence ATGGAACAATTAAAACAAACACTGAAAGCGCAGATTATTGAAGCACTGAATCTGCAGGATACCCGCCCCGAAGATATTGACGATAACGCCCCGTTGTTTGGGGATGGGCTGGGTCTGGATAGTATAGACTCGCTGGAATTGATGGTATTGCTGGAAAGACATTACCAGATCAAAGTAGAGGATCCGCGTGAAGGCCGGAAGATTTTACAGTCAGTGCAGTCCATGGCGGAATTTATCCAATCAAAACAACCGGCGTAA